The following are encoded together in the bacterium genome:
- a CDS encoding MFS transporter: VANRGGIYYVGPDMSVTEVEHYFAIGSGAQFALGALHALHGTRIGAEALARRAVEAAIAFDTYCGGEVQIHRVARRRGRVPRRG, translated from the coding sequence GTGGCGAACCGCGGGGGCATCTACTACGTCGGGCCGGACATGAGCGTGACCGAGGTCGAGCACTACTTCGCCATCGGCTCGGGGGCGCAGTTCGCGCTCGGGGCGCTCCACGCGCTGCACGGCACGCGGATCGGGGCCGAGGCGCTCGCCCGCCGCGCGGTCGAGGCCGCGATCGCCTTCGACACCTACTGCGGCGGCGAGGTGCAGATCCACCGGGTCGCGCGCCGCCGGGGCCGCGTCCCGCGGCGGGGTTGA